One part of the Terriglobales bacterium genome encodes these proteins:
- a CDS encoding SDR family oxidoreductase: MFRLDGKVALVTGAASGLGQAIAVALARSGAAVAVTDKDAAKLSETESLLSSTGARVVKAKLDVRDLQEVKSVVSALERTLGRIDILVNNAGINRPATGLAVTPELWEEHFNTNVRGGFFVAQAVAPGMIDRKWGRIIFISSQSGVIGIPGQPVYCATKGAVIQLVRTLGLEWAKHGITVNSIAPTFVETNMTRERLKNPEFLNFVLGKIPAGQLATPEHIGAAAVYLASEEAAMVNCETHLVDGGWTAW; encoded by the coding sequence GTGTTCAGACTGGATGGGAAGGTTGCGCTTGTAACTGGGGCCGCGTCAGGCTTGGGTCAGGCAATCGCTGTTGCCCTCGCACGGAGCGGTGCCGCTGTTGCCGTCACGGACAAAGATGCTGCGAAGCTCTCCGAAACCGAATCTCTTTTGAGCAGTACGGGTGCGCGTGTTGTTAAAGCGAAACTCGACGTCCGCGACTTGCAGGAAGTGAAAAGCGTTGTCAGCGCACTCGAGAGAACACTAGGGCGAATCGATATTCTCGTAAACAACGCTGGTATCAACCGTCCCGCGACAGGTCTTGCAGTCACTCCGGAACTCTGGGAAGAACATTTCAACACGAATGTCCGTGGCGGCTTCTTCGTTGCGCAAGCCGTCGCCCCCGGCATGATCGACAGAAAGTGGGGAAGGATCATTTTCATCTCCAGCCAATCCGGTGTAATCGGCATTCCCGGACAGCCGGTCTACTGCGCCACGAAGGGCGCGGTCATCCAGTTGGTGAGAACGCTGGGTCTGGAGTGGGCGAAGCACGGCATAACCGTGAATTCCATCGCGCCCACCTTCGTCGAGACCAACATGACTCGAGAACGCCTGAAGAATCCCGAGTTCCTCAATTTCGTGCTCGGCAAAATTCCCGCAGGCCAACTCGCAACTCCGGAGCACATTGGCGCTGCCGCGGTTTATCTTGCGAGCGAAGAAGCAGCAATGGTGAACTGCGAAACTCACCTTGTCGATGGTGGCTGGACGGCCTGGTAA